Proteins encoded together in one Cellulomonas gilvus ATCC 13127 window:
- a CDS encoding YceI family protein, with protein MTALPTELTAGTWTIDPSHSEAAFTVRHAGISKVRGTIGITGGEITVAEDGASVTATLDPSTVSTGDANRDGHLKSGDFFDVEAFGEWSFTSTDVRQDGGDYVIVGDLTIHGVTQSVELATEFNGVAVDPFGNTRAGFEASTTISRKDFGLTWNAALEAGGVLVSDKVTITLDASAIKAA; from the coding sequence GGACCATCGACCCGTCGCACTCCGAGGCCGCCTTCACGGTGCGCCACGCCGGCATCTCCAAGGTCCGCGGCACCATCGGGATCACGGGTGGCGAGATCACGGTCGCCGAGGACGGCGCCTCGGTCACCGCGACGCTCGACCCCTCGACCGTCTCCACGGGTGACGCCAACCGCGACGGCCACCTCAAGTCGGGCGACTTCTTCGACGTCGAGGCGTTCGGCGAGTGGTCCTTCACGTCGACCGACGTGCGCCAGGACGGCGGCGACTACGTGATCGTCGGCGACCTGACGATCCACGGCGTGACGCAGTCGGTCGAGCTGGCCACCGAGTTCAACGGCGTGGCCGTCGACCCGTTCGGCAACACGCGTGCGGGCTTCGAGGCGAGCACCACGATCTCGCGCAAGGACTTCGGCCTGACCTGGAACGCCGCGCTCGAGGCCGGCGGCGTGCTCGTCTCCGACAAGGTCACGATCACGCTCGACGCGTCGGCCATCAAGGCGGCCTGA
- a CDS encoding redox-sensing transcriptional repressor Rex — MTGRQVPPGPVGADDRAPGTTPGQPLPAATVARLPGYLHALDAVRGAGAALVTSERLAQAAGVTPAQLRKDLSFLGSYGRRGVGYDVDHLAGRIAAVLGVATTRAVVVVGVGHLGHALATYGGFAERGFTLAGLVDADPAVIGTRVGGLVVEPPAALMALVMRTGATIGVVATPAHAAQDAADALVASGVTGILTFAPRALRVPPNVEVRAVDVASELQILAFHASRHA; from the coding sequence ATGACGGGTCGGCAGGTCCCGCCGGGTCCGGTCGGCGCGGACGACCGGGCGCCGGGCACCACGCCCGGGCAGCCGCTGCCCGCCGCGACGGTCGCGCGGCTGCCCGGCTACCTGCACGCGCTCGACGCGGTGCGGGGCGCCGGTGCGGCGCTGGTCACCTCGGAGCGCCTCGCGCAGGCGGCGGGCGTCACGCCCGCGCAGCTGCGCAAGGACCTGTCGTTCCTGGGGTCGTACGGCCGGCGGGGCGTGGGGTACGACGTGGACCACCTGGCGGGTCGGATCGCCGCGGTGCTGGGCGTCGCGACGACGCGCGCCGTCGTCGTCGTCGGCGTGGGGCACCTGGGCCATGCGCTCGCGACGTACGGCGGGTTCGCCGAACGTGGCTTCACGCTCGCGGGCCTCGTCGACGCCGACCCCGCGGTGATCGGCACGCGCGTGGGAGGGCTCGTCGTCGAGCCGCCCGCCGCGCTCATGGCGCTCGTGATGCGCACGGGCGCGACCATCGGCGTCGTCGCGACACCCGCGCACGCGGCCCAGGACGCGGCCGACGCGCTCGTCGCGTCGGGGGTCACGGGCATCCTCACGTTCGCGCCGCGCGCGCTGCGCGTCCCGCCGAACGTCGAGGTGCGCGCCGTCGACGTCGCGAGCGAGCTGCAGATCCTCGCGTTCCACGCCTCGCGCCACGCGTGA
- a CDS encoding glutaredoxin family protein has translation MPDAALPEPAAPEPAAPEPRVVLYSRLGCHLCVAAREVVVHEAARAGVAWREVDVDRDVVPGRDLAEYGELVPVVEVDGIRQGYWQIDATRVRRALAR, from the coding sequence GTGCCCGACGCCGCGCTCCCCGAACCCGCCGCACCCGAACCCGCCGCACCCGAGCCCCGTGTGGTCCTGTACTCGCGGCTCGGCTGCCACCTGTGCGTCGCGGCACGTGAGGTCGTGGTGCACGAGGCCGCGCGGGCCGGGGTCGCGTGGCGAGAGGTGGACGTGGACCGGGACGTCGTGCCGGGCCGCGACCTGGCCGAGTACGGCGAGCTGGTGCCGGTGGTCGAGGTCGACGGCATCCGGCAGGGCTACTGGCAGATCGACGCGACGCGCGTGCGGCGCGCGCTGGCGCGCTGA
- a CDS encoding GNAT family N-acetyltransferase, whose amino-acid sequence MSHDASPRSPQPVPLVRRATPQDVPDLAALAALTFPLACPPGSTPADQQEFVTRVLSPAAFETYLADPARTVLVAQGPADGPALVGYTMLVGGEPADPDVRAALTVTPTVELSKCYVDPAAHGSGVADALMAASLADGRARGAAAMWLGVNQLNERAQRFYGRHGFVRVGTKRFRVGARLEHDFVLERAL is encoded by the coding sequence GTGAGCCACGACGCGTCGCCCCGCAGCCCGCAGCCCGTGCCGCTCGTGCGCCGCGCCACGCCGCAGGACGTGCCCGACCTCGCCGCGCTCGCGGCGCTGACGTTCCCGCTCGCGTGCCCGCCCGGCTCGACCCCCGCGGACCAGCAGGAGTTCGTCACGCGCGTGCTGTCCCCCGCCGCGTTCGAGACGTACCTGGCCGACCCCGCGCGCACGGTGCTGGTGGCGCAGGGCCCGGCGGACGGGCCGGCGCTCGTGGGCTACACGATGCTCGTCGGCGGCGAACCTGCCGACCCGGACGTGCGCGCCGCTCTCACGGTCACGCCCACGGTCGAGCTGTCCAAGTGCTACGTGGATCCGGCGGCGCACGGCTCGGGTGTCGCGGACGCGCTCATGGCCGCGTCGCTCGCCGACGGCCGCGCACGTGGCGCGGCCGCGATGTGGCTCGGCGTCAACCAGCTCAACGAGCGCGCGCAGCGCTTCTACGGCCGGCACGGGTTCGTCCGGGTCGGCACCAAGCGGTTCCGCGTGGGTGCGCGGCTCGAGCACGACTTCGTGCTCGAGCGCGCGCTGTGA
- a CDS encoding arabinan endo-1,5-alpha-L-arabinosidase — protein MSGHAAPDGPSSAAGAGAGDSSPRPRGRRAALVAGALVVLLGIAGAITWLTRDDAPAATALELAGDLRTHDPALVAGAPGEPWYVFSTGDVRVGLGAPQIRRSTDDGRTWTEIGTVWDAGSRPQWVYDAVPGVQNFWAPEVVEHDGTWYLYYAASTFGSNTSLIGLMTNTTLDPDDPDYAWVDQGEVMRSTAGEQDYNAIDAGVVVDEAGTPWMSFGSFWGGLQLVELAWPDGKLADPDATPVTIASRIGAPNAIEAPYLVRRGGWYYLFFSRDSCCQGTDSTYNIAVGRAREVTGPYVDDEGRELTADGGRELLSSHGDMIGPGGQSVSGDHLAFHYYSAALGGDFQLAIRELAWDDDGWPVATTGEEQDAAG, from the coding sequence GTGAGCGGGCACGCCGCCCCCGACGGGCCCTCCTCCGCTGCGGGGGCCGGTGCCGGGGACTCCTCTCCCCGGCCCCGGGGGCGGCGTGCGGCACTGGTCGCGGGCGCGCTCGTCGTGCTGCTCGGGATCGCGGGAGCGATCACGTGGCTCACGCGCGACGACGCGCCCGCGGCGACCGCGCTCGAGCTCGCCGGCGACCTGCGGACGCACGACCCCGCGCTCGTCGCGGGCGCCCCGGGCGAACCCTGGTACGTGTTCTCCACGGGTGACGTGCGCGTGGGCCTGGGCGCCCCGCAGATCCGCCGGTCCACGGACGACGGCCGCACGTGGACCGAGATCGGCACGGTGTGGGACGCGGGCTCGCGCCCGCAGTGGGTGTACGACGCGGTCCCGGGGGTCCAGAACTTCTGGGCACCCGAGGTCGTCGAGCACGACGGGACCTGGTACCTGTACTACGCCGCGTCCACGTTCGGCTCGAACACCTCGCTCATCGGCCTGATGACGAACACGACGCTCGACCCCGACGACCCGGACTACGCGTGGGTCGACCAGGGCGAGGTCATGCGGTCCACCGCGGGCGAGCAGGACTACAACGCGATCGACGCGGGCGTGGTGGTCGACGAGGCCGGTACGCCGTGGATGTCGTTCGGGTCGTTCTGGGGCGGGCTGCAGCTCGTCGAGCTCGCGTGGCCCGACGGCAAGCTCGCGGACCCGGACGCCACGCCCGTCACCATCGCGAGCCGCATCGGCGCGCCCAACGCGATCGAGGCGCCCTACCTGGTGCGGCGCGGCGGCTGGTACTACCTGTTCTTCTCGCGCGACTCGTGCTGCCAGGGCACGGACTCGACGTACAACATCGCCGTGGGGCGCGCGCGTGAGGTGACGGGACCGTACGTGGACGACGAGGGCCGCGAGCTGACCGCCGACGGCGGGCGCGAGCTCCTGTCGAGCCACGGGGACATGATCGGCCCGGGGGGCCAGTCCGTGTCCGGCGACCACCTGGCCTTCCACTACTACAGCGCCGCGCTCGGCGGGGACTTCCAGCTCGCGATCCGCGAGCTCGCGTGGGACGACGACGGATGGCCCGTGGCCACCACGGGCGAGGAGCAGGACGCCGCTGGGTGA